In one window of Carassius auratus strain Wakin unplaced genomic scaffold, ASM336829v1 scaf_tig00214017, whole genome shotgun sequence DNA:
- the LOC113090758 gene encoding zona pellucida sperm-binding protein 3-like yields the protein MGLLQCLLVLVVLVVFDLKNAIGRLSSSQSPKSKKHQSYPASRVPVSSQVLGNTLQKASLFQSLDYRGFAQEPLGLQEKQVLQGPVKPLDWRFPIVPEVPSEMAVDFHLRQPVTPSSVAIQCGENRIHVEVQQDLFSNGELIQPSGLTLGGCPVVGLVPGSKVLFFENELQDCNSVLMMTKDELVYTFALTYTPEAFAGTPITRAGGAVIGVQCHYQRFQNVSSSALKPTWVPYASTEAGEEVLVFSLKLMTGLCSFSRPSERGFQLEAFMFQGGSSPSIYMTCVLKATLASAPSDALHKSCSFANGWLAADGNNQVCGCCDSTCGPDGGTAASPFGGLRWEGKASLGPVVVQEHKKTLAGLQ from the exons ATGGGTCTTTTGCAATGTCTGTTAGTGCTGGTTGTGCTTGTGGTGTTTGATCTGAAGAATGCTATTGGACGTTTGAGTTCCAGTCAAAGTCCAAAAAGCAAGAAGCATCAATCATATCCAGCTTCCAGAGTGCCTGTTTCTTCTCAAGTGCTCGGGAACACTTTGCAGAAGGCCTCTCTGTTTCAGAGTCTCGACTACAGAGGATTTGCACAAGAGCCTCTTGGTCTTCAGGAGAAGCAGGTGTTGCAGGGTCCAGTGAAGCCTCTGGACTGGAGGTTTCCCATTGTTCCAGAAGTGCCGAGTGAGATGGCGGTGGATTTCCATTTGAGGCAACCTGTGACCCCCAGTAGTGTAGCTATTCAATGCGGTGAGAACCGGATTCATGTGGAGGTACAGCAGGACTTGTTTAGCAATGGTGAACTGATCCAGCCATCTGGTCTGACTCTGGGAGGATGTCCTGTTGTCGGTTTGGTCCCAGGCTCTAAGGTGCTCTTCTTTGAGAATGAACTGCAGGACTGCAACAGTGTCTTGATG ATGACCAAGGATGAGCTTGTCTACACCTTTGCCCTTACCTACACTCCTGAGGCGTTTGCTGGCACTCCGATTACCCGTGCAGGTGGTGCAGTTATTGGAGTTCAATGCCACTATCAAAG GTTTCAAAATGTCAGCAGTAGTGCCTTGAAGCCAACTTGGGTCCCTTATGCCTCAACGGAGGCTGGTGAAGAAGTCTTGGTGTTCTCCCTGAAGCTCATGACTGGTTTGTGCAGTTTCTCTAGGCCTTCTGAACGAG GGTTCCAGCTGGAGGCCTTCATGTTCCAGGGGGGATCCAGTCCTTCT ATCTACATGACGTGTGTTCTGAAGGCCACTCTTGCTTCTGCACCTAGTGACGCGCTCCACAAATCCTGTTCCTTTGCCAATGG GTGGCTTGCTGCTGATGGGAACAACCAGGTTTGTGGTTGCTGTGACTCAACATGTGGTCCTGATGGTGGAACTGCTGCTTCTCCTTTTGGAG GCCTTCGGTGGGAAGGGAAGGCCTCGCTCGGTCCTGTAGTGGTTCAAGAGCACAAGAAGACTTTAGCTGGTCTTCAATAA